A genomic stretch from Ureibacillus composti includes:
- a CDS encoding amidase, with product MKNILQLSIHEASELIKEKQLSPVDLVEALIERIEETNPLTNAYITVREKEELLEEAKRCELEILNGQYKGPLHGIPISIKDMIFTKDIKTTMGSAVYKDYVPTEDAIVVQRLKQAGAIIVGKVNTHEFAYGPTGDESHFGPVRNPHHLNKISGGSSSGSAASVSSFTSFGSIGTDTGGSIRIPASYCGVVGMKPTYGKVSSDDVYALSWNLDHVGPITRTVKDNILMYNAIVESEEIHIGDSVKELNDLKIAIPQNYFFDDLDEDVRVSVNGVVNLLKENGATVEIIKIPQLEEITEHQKTILRTEAYANNKENFELDASLFGAEVRERLLTGIEVKGHEYAWALKRKNELTKQSNALFNHFDVLITPTIPILPPNIKERTVRTDADNKDAGHIRWTILKNTSPFNYLGLPAISIPCGVSTTGLPIGLQIISKSNNEQVIYETALALEEKLNIETTKWEIERKS from the coding sequence ATGAAAAATATTTTACAACTATCAATACATGAAGCTTCAGAACTGATTAAAGAAAAGCAGCTATCACCTGTTGATTTGGTAGAAGCACTAATTGAGAGAATTGAAGAGACTAATCCTTTAACTAATGCCTATATTACAGTAAGGGAAAAAGAAGAATTGTTAGAAGAAGCAAAACGGTGTGAACTTGAAATCCTTAATGGACAATATAAAGGCCCATTACATGGTATTCCTATTTCTATTAAAGATATGATATTTACAAAGGATATAAAAACTACCATGGGTTCGGCTGTCTATAAGGATTACGTCCCTACTGAAGATGCTATTGTCGTTCAACGATTGAAACAAGCTGGGGCCATCATTGTTGGTAAAGTGAATACGCATGAGTTTGCATATGGTCCAACAGGAGATGAATCCCATTTTGGCCCAGTTCGCAACCCGCATCATCTTAACAAAATTTCTGGTGGGTCAAGTAGTGGTTCAGCAGCTTCGGTTTCATCATTTACTAGTTTTGGCTCTATTGGGACAGATACAGGTGGCTCTATTCGTATTCCAGCTTCGTATTGTGGTGTAGTGGGAATGAAACCGACATACGGAAAAGTGTCAAGTGACGACGTTTATGCTCTTTCTTGGAATTTAGATCATGTTGGGCCAATTACAAGAACAGTTAAAGACAATATTCTTATGTATAACGCCATTGTTGAGTCAGAGGAAATTCACATCGGTGACTCTGTAAAGGAATTAAACGACTTGAAAATAGCGATCCCTCAAAACTATTTCTTTGACGATTTAGATGAAGACGTCAGGGTTTCTGTGAATGGCGTAGTAAATCTATTAAAGGAAAACGGAGCAACTGTGGAAATAATAAAAATACCTCAGCTAGAAGAGATTACCGAACATCAAAAGACTATTTTACGTACCGAAGCCTATGCTAATAATAAAGAGAATTTTGAACTTGATGCGTCACTTTTCGGAGCAGAAGTTAGAGAACGATTATTAACAGGAATTGAGGTAAAAGGTCATGAGTACGCGTGGGCATTAAAGAGAAAAAATGAATTAACAAAACAGAGTAATGCACTATTCAATCATTTCGATGTACTCATAACGCCTACAATTCCAATCCTCCCGCCAAATATCAAAGAAAGAACAGTCCGAACAGATGCCGACAATAAAGATGCTGGTCACATTAGATGGACAATTTTGAAGAATACATCCCCATTTAATTATTTAGGACTACCAGCCATTTCGATCCCATGTGGTGTTTCAACAACGGGATTACCTATAGGATTACAAATCATCTCCAAGAGCAACAATGAGCAAGTGATTTATGAAACGGCCCTAGCTCTAGAAGAAAAGTTGAATATTGAAACAACAAAATGGGAGATTGAAAGAAAATCGTAA
- a CDS encoding carboxypeptidase regulatory-like domain-containing protein, with amino-acid sequence MYNKLFSVLCIVLLVFSSVAPSIVFANSLNEKTIAIDVKDENRIINSGQLYVSEEKDRGGFSNQIKFDYDYSSTAFKPYGYQYQNIDPQAKYLVSYKIDYREVDGVEHTYIDQVTMLGAELMALEQLEIPLKEDLKATILENDLSSGNFDSVLLIGDNNAFEAATFNSEFNEKLVVKSNSNFPISFTFTTHNQNDTSINYFINDSIDLSKSINKLSDYTSNLVNVQFDLPNSQVIVSKEHFYDRFNLYENMKMTKGNYYVSYNANDLYWKGTIQIQSDTQIVLPNTPSELDVKVTDSYSDYEDPTILNLNYQVTAKNGLFEADVNNKLDGKLLLGDKEIATFTSNGSWGYQTIDMGKNPNGTYILLLETTIGDQVIKGEASIKYESPYQDLKGTVLTAENAEGSVMTDTEVTVYQENGYGFETVAIETANENGEVFIPDAFFLKDQDYILEVISEENKTAFVQSFVGQSTNQIHLEGQSLKSFKFDSNGLTEVDSAVSFGNAKSGEYPIYFDFITEEWKLSTNIDSLLFWTGQSKDGKVGYEYSAPIDFENGNSLEDIEWKNYKVASKYSAYDSTIVYFGESFTGGGANGGASTSDTSSVVGPREYTQINLAPNMDPVFGLKVVDGATTYKGIVTAQGNEVAFGEYSARVYHDRTSIHTYYSGQEGNEILITDPNLNLTYELRNSSGNITKLSTNNLVTIPLSASLADGSYILKLTGGYNKDIVTLNANQPFEVGKSSTTNKLPNVIYADTQTPYGQINNYSGGEIQIFEYINKYDYYYYNQVGHYSLQSPENGVFANYYSATIDPDKMYSMLVRTSVGEHNLPVIEIRELTGEEILSFSETNIFKFSENLNKLTVNVENVLTKNTNPDFNLMFFDTLTTNINSKSKGHFELYLSTGNYKGYVSIEDDTSRKFHEINVNLKEDKEITLTNADFAKIEVTNGVEKLPVFGFVPDNFYFNNYSYDRLRTEQYISKRIYDKLTLVVGKEDQFDTPWGYQISKENQDITQDTQYNFTGELTGQIEDIYVNEDAQTIGVSYELNSDDFIVERIYHAVTNPNKIRTLVANPIRNYFGLFDDLNEVQPNYVIKVANGKEVFKGVSYEYFLNYLYINLPKKLENGTYTVEMNIPTSPRKSLVLKENFTVGGEQGAFVNISSPTNNELTNSETVLVEGTATKNAQLTAVLNKGTNTVATKEVTVSAEGKYSVEFNTEEDGDYTVDVTNGSVHDSINFTVDRTPPAKATDITFEETAEGLAVTWKGATDASKYIVEVSKNDGDFNKVSTQTVTTYVIKDIEPGATYKVRIASLDTALNGVWSDIATKQIQTFVTTAITIKDQRINGLLVIGETLNITLEGSYKEGYVAKAVINVDDSEKEVTLIYNESTKKYEGSIQVEAGQKVIKSIKGYILDGTNKTNEKVQELNWTVGSTVTGSISNGDPVTGAKIVLKNSEHSYQVVSDAEGKFEIKPIKAGTYTVTSTINNRTLSHKDVVVAESEVKVMDSISVDAYVSPIINFVDSTDVNEKVQDGLFVRITGPNSFAAYGTTQGGKFNAYGGWSLNNIVTGEYTVTVFGGGVYNTTTKPITITKEPNYTIKVEKENVEEKDITIILPNDVDKIDYIYLYSPSIYQKFNYSGVGDYYKYDVTVEGNKVTFNKVVAGSDYRLFIAVDGYVTYNQAVDLSSSEEVTVTLDKGRQISGKVTDSSGTPVGLVQVYAYGADTYSSTVTDAEGNYTLKGLSKGDVSLEIYSQIYLQYNEQIDKGTNDVTKDIQLAKAASLTGKVVDKDGKPLASVSVSASGKDSNGKYAYGWGRTAKDGTFSINGLADNIEYDLEFSSYGYPTKNLNKQNVGDIGEITLQKVGTGNFSGEGNFLAVSKSTVVPGENVQFTLSYKNNGTQTSTNVPVTISLPEGFSLVDKSVQLNGKDVTISKENKVNIPEVKAGDSGKVTFTATVAGDVTSPSLTAKANITETGEVLSASTSVVYVTLEAPEQTASKNVKVYGTAKHGSTVEIYANNKLVGQAKVDSKWWFADIELPQTAENEEQFTITAKVTSGNTVVNSKPVKVNYTPSIPKIKDVTIQAGWNGDVKLNPYTGVATFAITEHTWMPTSIKFDKEVDSASLTFLGETYNMKKNGDSFTFDGNFGQWTSYGEQLLEVTFKKGDVEITLPLMNIIVLIDPSGYVFEGSTGNKLEGVQAIVEVKDGDNWVKWDAEKFGQVNPQVTDKNGRYGWDVITGQWRVIFTKEGYEPYISRIMSVPPAETELNIPMVKIADPSLTTSTVSADNLTVTFDRYMDVVSADIKVYEADGRTPVDGTVQAVDEANGYKSIATPENKESGFAGKDSKGQDGFFAEDTAKKVAKSFKFNPSSSLKADTNYVLVVNGDIVDTEGRELGGDVSIPFTTAAETGSGNDSGSGNGSGSGGSSGGGGKGGTSNPSTKESTSEVTEKDVKDQVSDATKTIVEVKANAISKENPTVDVAVGTEALQAVVKSGKSLIIKSGDVKVTVPTDVLKAIAKDATGKTNFTVKLVKNAKVPGNGSTLSDIYEFSITNGNTTVSNFAKPIVITVPVSNSVKDPNKVAAYYLNEETNELEFVISKYENGEVTFKTNHFSKFVVVENNKTFNDTTNSWAKVYVESLASRNIVSGKSVDRFAPNDSITRAQFALILTNILNLPTEEYEGRFKDVPKSMDWAVYGIEAAARAGIVAGSNGKFNPNDKITRQQMATMIVRAIEYVDPTIIDGVQNDVKFADEASIYDYAKENVQIVAGLGIVKGREVGGQQLFAPKENATRAQAATMLYNLLEQF; translated from the coding sequence ATAGTTTCAAAAGAACATTTTTATGATCGTTTTAATCTGTATGAAAATATGAAAATGACAAAAGGGAACTATTATGTAAGTTACAACGCAAATGATTTGTATTGGAAAGGTACGATTCAGATTCAGAGTGATACACAAATTGTTCTTCCTAATACACCTTCTGAACTAGATGTTAAAGTAACTGATTCATATTCTGACTATGAAGATCCAACAATATTAAATTTAAATTACCAAGTTACAGCTAAAAATGGTTTGTTTGAAGCAGATGTCAACAATAAGTTAGATGGGAAACTATTGTTAGGTGATAAAGAAATTGCTACCTTTACTTCGAATGGTAGTTGGGGTTATCAAACTATTGATATGGGTAAAAACCCAAATGGTACGTATATTTTATTACTTGAAACTACAATAGGGGATCAGGTGATTAAAGGGGAAGCATCTATAAAATATGAATCCCCATATCAAGACTTAAAAGGTACAGTCCTAACAGCTGAAAATGCTGAAGGCTCTGTAATGACAGATACTGAAGTAACTGTTTATCAAGAAAATGGATATGGTTTTGAGACAGTAGCAATAGAAACTGCTAATGAAAATGGAGAAGTATTCATCCCAGATGCATTTTTCTTGAAAGATCAAGATTATATTTTAGAAGTTATTAGTGAAGAGAATAAAACAGCTTTTGTTCAATCTTTTGTTGGACAATCTACTAATCAAATTCATTTAGAAGGTCAGTCTCTAAAATCTTTTAAATTTGATTCAAATGGGTTAACTGAAGTTGATTCTGCCGTTTCTTTCGGAAATGCTAAAAGTGGAGAATATCCAATTTACTTTGACTTTATTACAGAAGAATGGAAACTAAGCACTAATATAGATTCATTACTTTTCTGGACTGGTCAAAGTAAAGATGGAAAAGTCGGTTATGAATATTCTGCTCCTATCGACTTTGAAAACGGAAATAGTTTAGAAGATATTGAATGGAAAAATTATAAAGTAGCGAGTAAATATAGTGCATATGATTCTACTATTGTTTATTTTGGTGAATCATTTACTGGTGGAGGTGCTAATGGTGGAGCCTCTACGAGTGATACTTCAAGTGTTGTAGGGCCTAGAGAATATACACAAATAAATTTAGCACCTAACATGGATCCGGTATTTGGTTTAAAAGTAGTTGATGGAGCTACAACTTATAAAGGTATTGTTACCGCTCAAGGAAATGAAGTAGCATTTGGTGAATATTCAGCAAGGGTTTATCATGACCGAACTTCAATTCATACGTATTATAGTGGTCAAGAGGGCAACGAAATTCTAATTACGGATCCAAACTTAAATTTAACTTATGAATTAAGAAATTCTTCGGGTAACATAACTAAATTATCGACTAATAATTTGGTAACAATACCTTTATCTGCAAGTTTGGCAGATGGATCATATATTCTTAAATTAACTGGTGGCTACAATAAGGATATTGTGACATTAAATGCTAATCAGCCATTCGAAGTAGGTAAAAGTTCAACAACTAATAAACTACCAAATGTTATTTATGCTGATACCCAAACACCATATGGCCAAATAAATAACTATAGCGGTGGGGAAATCCAAATTTTTGAGTACATTAATAAATACGATTATTACTATTACAATCAAGTTGGACACTATTCTCTACAGTCACCCGAAAATGGAGTATTCGCAAATTATTATTCTGCAACGATTGACCCAGATAAAATGTATTCAATGTTAGTAAGAACAAGTGTAGGAGAACATAACTTACCTGTTATAGAAATTCGAGAATTGACTGGAGAAGAGATATTATCATTCTCTGAAACTAATATATTCAAATTCTCTGAAAATCTAAATAAACTAACTGTTAATGTAGAGAATGTATTAACTAAAAATACTAATCCAGATTTCAATCTTATGTTCTTTGATACTTTAACAACAAACATTAACAGTAAAAGTAAAGGACACTTTGAGTTATATTTATCTACAGGTAATTATAAAGGTTATGTTTCGATAGAGGATGATACTTCTCGCAAATTCCACGAAATTAATGTGAATCTTAAAGAAGATAAAGAAATTACTCTAACTAATGCGGATTTTGCAAAAATCGAAGTGACAAATGGAGTAGAGAAATTACCGGTCTTTGGGTTTGTGCCTGATAATTTTTATTTTAATAATTACTCCTACGACCGTTTGAGAACAGAACAATATATTTCTAAACGAATTTATGACAAATTAACATTAGTCGTCGGTAAAGAAGATCAATTTGATACGCCTTGGGGTTATCAAATATCAAAAGAAAATCAAGACATTACGCAAGATACCCAATATAATTTTACAGGTGAACTAACAGGTCAAATTGAAGATATTTATGTAAATGAAGACGCTCAAACTATTGGTGTTTCATATGAGTTGAATTCGGATGACTTTATAGTGGAGCGTATTTATCACGCTGTTACGAATCCTAATAAAATTCGAACTTTGGTCGCAAATCCAATTCGAAATTATTTTGGTTTATTTGATGATCTGAATGAGGTACAACCAAACTACGTGATTAAGGTTGCAAATGGTAAAGAAGTGTTCAAAGGTGTTTCATATGAATATTTTTTAAATTACTTGTATATTAATCTGCCAAAGAAACTTGAAAATGGAACATATACGGTGGAAATGAATATTCCTACTTCTCCACGAAAATCTTTAGTTCTTAAAGAAAACTTTACTGTCGGTGGAGAGCAAGGAGCATTTGTAAATATTTCATCTCCAACAAATAACGAGCTTACAAATAGTGAAACGGTATTAGTCGAAGGTACTGCAACGAAAAATGCACAGTTAACTGCTGTACTTAACAAAGGTACAAACACTGTTGCAACAAAAGAAGTAACTGTTTCAGCTGAAGGCAAGTACTCCGTTGAATTCAACACTGAAGAAGATGGTGACTATACTGTCGATGTAACTAATGGTTCAGTACATGATTCTATTAACTTCACAGTTGACCGTACGCCGCCTGCGAAAGCAACGGATATTACTTTTGAAGAGACTGCTGAAGGTTTAGCAGTTACATGGAAAGGTGCAACAGATGCTTCAAAATACATTGTTGAGGTTTCTAAAAATGATGGAGACTTTAACAAGGTTTCAACACAAACAGTAACAACATACGTAATCAAAGATATCGAACCAGGTGCGACATATAAAGTACGAATCGCATCACTCGATACAGCGTTGAATGGAGTTTGGTCTGACATTGCGACAAAACAAATTCAAACATTTGTTACAACTGCCATTACAATTAAAGACCAACGAATAAATGGACTTTTAGTAATTGGTGAAACATTAAATATTACGTTAGAAGGTTCATACAAAGAAGGCTATGTGGCAAAAGCGGTTATTAATGTTGATGATTCGGAAAAAGAAGTCACACTTATTTACAATGAATCTACTAAAAAATACGAGGGTTCAATACAAGTAGAAGCTGGTCAAAAAGTAATTAAATCTATTAAAGGCTATATTTTAGACGGTACAAATAAAACAAACGAAAAAGTACAAGAGCTTAATTGGACAGTTGGATCGACTGTAACAGGTTCAATTTCGAATGGAGACCCAGTAACCGGTGCAAAAATTGTCCTGAAAAATAGCGAACATTCTTATCAAGTCGTATCTGATGCCGAAGGGAAGTTTGAAATTAAGCCTATTAAAGCGGGTACTTATACAGTAACATCTACTATTAACAATCGAACTTTATCACATAAAGACGTTGTTGTAGCGGAATCTGAAGTGAAGGTTATGGATTCCATTTCGGTAGATGCTTATGTAAGTCCAATAATTAACTTTGTAGATAGTACGGATGTAAATGAGAAGGTACAAGATGGACTGTTCGTTCGTATTACAGGTCCAAATAGCTTTGCTGCTTATGGTACAACGCAAGGTGGTAAGTTTAATGCTTATGGTGGTTGGTCTTTAAATAATATTGTTACAGGAGAATACACAGTAACAGTATTCGGTGGAGGGGTTTACAATACAACAACTAAACCAATTACGATTACAAAAGAACCAAACTATACTATTAAAGTAGAAAAAGAGAATGTTGAAGAGAAGGATATAACAATTATTCTTCCAAATGACGTTGACAAAATTGATTATATTTACTTATACAGTCCTTCTATTTACCAGAAGTTCAATTATAGTGGGGTAGGGGATTATTACAAATATGATGTAACAGTTGAAGGTAATAAAGTTACATTCAACAAAGTTGTGGCAGGATCGGATTACCGTTTATTTATTGCTGTAGATGGTTACGTAACCTATAACCAAGCAGTAGATTTAAGCTCTTCAGAAGAAGTTACAGTCACACTTGATAAAGGTCGTCAAATCTCAGGTAAAGTGACAGATTCATCTGGCACACCAGTTGGGCTAGTTCAAGTTTATGCATATGGTGCCGATACGTATTCTTCAACAGTTACAGATGCAGAAGGTAATTACACATTAAAAGGTCTATCAAAAGGTGATGTGAGCCTTGAAATCTATTCGCAAATCTATTTACAATACAACGAACAGATTGATAAAGGTACAAATGATGTTACGAAAGATATTCAATTAGCAAAAGCAGCCAGCCTAACAGGTAAAGTAGTCGATAAAGATGGAAAACCTTTGGCAAGTGTTTCAGTATCTGCAAGCGGTAAAGACTCAAATGGAAAGTATGCATATGGCTGGGGGCGTACGGCAAAAGACGGTACTTTCTCAATTAATGGATTAGCTGACAATATTGAATACGATCTAGAATTCAGTTCTTATGGTTATCCAACTAAAAATTTAAATAAACAAAACGTTGGCGATATTGGCGAAATTACATTGCAAAAAGTTGGAACAGGAAACTTCAGCGGAGAAGGCAATTTCTTAGCAGTTTCTAAATCTACAGTTGTACCAGGTGAAAATGTACAATTTACATTATCTTATAAAAATAATGGCACGCAAACTTCAACAAATGTGCCTGTAACCATCTCGTTGCCAGAAGGATTTTCTCTAGTGGATAAATCCGTTCAGTTAAATGGTAAAGATGTAACGATTTCTAAAGAAAATAAAGTAAACATTCCAGAAGTAAAAGCAGGAGATTCTGGTAAAGTGACATTTACTGCAACTGTAGCAGGGGATGTTACATCACCATCGTTAACTGCAAAAGCGAACATTACTGAAACAGGTGAGGTTTTATCAGCCTCAACATCAGTCGTATATGTAACTTTAGAAGCTCCAGAACAAACAGCTTCAAAAAATGTAAAAGTATACGGTACAGCAAAACATGGTTCAACAGTCGAAATCTATGCAAATAATAAACTAGTTGGACAAGCAAAAGTAGATAGTAAATGGTGGTTCGCTGATATCGAACTTCCACAAACAGCCGAAAATGAAGAACAATTCACGATTACAGCAAAAGTGACTTCAGGTAATACTGTTGTGAACTCAAAACCTGTAAAAGTGAATTACACACCTTCTATACCAAAAATTAAAGATGTTACAATTCAAGCAGGTTGGAATGGTGATGTGAAACTAAATCCATATACAGGGGTTGCAACATTCGCAATTACCGAACATACATGGATGCCAACATCGATTAAGTTTGACAAAGAAGTAGACAGTGCAAGCTTAACATTCTTAGGCGAAACTTATAACATGAAGAAAAACGGTGACTCTTTCACGTTTGATGGAAACTTTGGTCAATGGACATCTTACGGTGAACAATTACTAGAAGTTACATTCAAAAAAGGTGACGTGGAAATCACATTACCACTGATGAACATCATCGTGTTAATTGATCCATCAGGCTATGTGTTTGAAGGATCAACAGGCAACAAACTTGAAGGTGTTCAAGCAATCGTTGAAGTGAAAGATGGAGATAACTGGGTAAAATGGGATGCAGAGAAATTTGGACAAGTCAACCCACAAGTAACAGACAAAAATGGACGTTACGGATGGGATGTTATTACTGGTCAATGGCGAGTAATCTTTACAAAAGAGGGTTATGAACCATATATTTCTCGTATTATGTCTGTTCCTCCGGCGGAAACAGAGTTAAATATACCAATGGTGAAAATTGCTGATCCATCATTAACAACTTCAACTGTATCAGCAGACAATTTAACAGTTACATTTGATCGTTACATGGATGTAGTAAGTGCGGACATTAAAGTTTATGAAGCTGATGGACGTACACCAGTTGATGGAACTGTGCAAGCAGTTGATGAAGCGAATGGTTACAAATCAATTGCAACTCCGGAAAATAAAGAATCTGGATTTGCTGGAAAAGATTCAAAAGGTCAAGATGGCTTCTTTGCTGAAGACACGGCTAAGAAAGTAGCAAAATCATTTAAGTTTAATCCTTCTTCATCACTTAAAGCAGATACAAATTATGTCCTTGTTGTAAATGGAGACATCGTTGATACGGAAGGTCGTGAACTTGGTGGTGACGTTTCGATACCGTTTACAACTGCTGCTGAAACTGGTTCAGGAAATGATTCAGGGTCAGGAAATGGTTCTGGCTCAGGTGGTTCTTCTGGTGGTGGAGGAAAAGGTGGAACATCAAATCCATCAACAAAAGAATCTACATCTGAAGTAACAGAAAAAGATGTAAAAGACCAAGTAAGTGACGCAACTAAAACGATTGTTGAAGTAAAAGCTAATGCAATCTCAAAAGAAAATCCTACTGTAGATGTAGCAGTAGGTACTGAAGCGCTTCAAGCTGTAGTGAAATCTGGTAAATCATTAATAATCAAATCAGGTGATGTGAAAGTTACAGTCCCAACTGATGTGTTAAAAGCAATCGCGAAAGACGCAACTGGTAAAACTAACTTTACAGTAAAATTAGTGAAAAACGCTAAAGTTCCTGGAAACGGTTCAACTTTATCGGATATCTATGAATTTAGTATTACTAATGGAAATACGACTGTATCTAATTTTGCAAAACCGATAGTAATTACAGTTCCAGTAAGTAACTCAGTGAAAGATCCAAATAAAGTAGCTGCATATTATCTAAATGAAGAAACAAACGAACTAGAATTTGTAATTAGTAAATACGAAAATGGCGAAGTAACATTTAAAACAAACCACTTCTCTAAATTCGTAGTTGTTGAAAACAATAAAACGTTTAATGACACAACTAATTCTTGGGCAAAAGTGTATGTTGAATCATTGGCATCACGTAACATTGTAAGTGGGAAATCGGTAGATCGTTTTGCACCGAATGATTCAATTACTCGTGCACAATTTGCATTGATCTTAACAAACATCTTAAATCTTCCAACAGAAGAGTATGAAGGACGATTCAAAGATGTACCTAAATCAATGGATTGGGCTGTTTACGGAATTGAAGCAGCAGCTCGCGCGGGAATTGTTGCAGGTAGCAACGGCAAGTTCAACCCGAACGATAAAATCACACGTCAACAAATGGCGACAATGATTGTTCGTGCGATCGAGTACGTGGACCCTACAATTATTGATGGCGTTCAAAATGATGTGAAATTTGCTGATGAAGCTTCGATTTATGATTATGCAAAAGAAAATGTACAAATCGTTGCTGGTCTTGGCATTGTTAAAGGTCGTGAAGTAGGCGGCCAACAACTATTCGCGCCTAAAGAAAATGCAACACGCGCTCAAGCCGCAACAATGCTTTATAACTTATTAGAGCAATTTTAA
- a CDS encoding M20/M25/M40 family metallo-hydrolase, protein MVQLQWGTSEKLRALLCELVSWQSRSKTEGEVQFVYRLKEKLLNIPYFKQNPEHIAFHDAGLKRNAVTAFYKSPETSDTIVLISHFDTVNTEEYGSLEKLAFSPEELTKELQKHKDELPPDALKDLESGQYLFGRGTMDMKTGLAVHMSIIEKASAENWPINLVLLTVPDEEVDSAGMRAAVPGLIRLQEEHQLTYKLFLNGEPSFSQRNDDPNYYIYSGSIGKIMPSALIYGKETHVGEPMSGVTANYIASFLTSEMEFNAEFRESLYEETTPLPVSLRQRDIMNMEYSVQTPYRAQIMYNVFLMKRTASDVMEIFKRTAEKAANACTKAYHEICNREGVQPVGDIKVIYYEELRKYAENKLGQTTVASFINEVLQNSSWDDREKSLRIADVLMRNCQELGPAMVLLFAPPYYPAVNSSDHPLVIELTEQTKKAAQTKFGVELKQIHYYNGISDLSYVNYQGSSDGWNVYKQNTPVWGSSYSIPFEDMEKLKAPVFNLGPFGKDAHKRTERLHIDSAFVQLPYLVENLIKTMCSVKKVEV, encoded by the coding sequence ATGGTGCAATTACAATGGGGAACTTCAGAAAAATTACGTGCGCTTTTGTGTGAACTAGTTAGTTGGCAAAGTCGGTCTAAGACTGAGGGTGAGGTTCAATTCGTTTATCGTTTAAAAGAAAAATTATTGAATATCCCTTACTTCAAACAAAATCCAGAACACATTGCATTTCATGATGCAGGGTTAAAGCGAAATGCCGTGACAGCATTCTATAAATCGCCTGAAACATCAGATACGATTGTGTTGATTTCTCATTTTGACACAGTTAATACAGAGGAGTATGGAAGTCTAGAAAAGTTGGCTTTCTCTCCAGAAGAGTTAACGAAAGAATTACAAAAACATAAAGACGAGCTTCCACCTGATGCATTAAAGGATTTGGAATCGGGTCAATATTTATTTGGACGTGGCACGATGGATATGAAAACTGGACTAGCTGTTCATATGTCCATTATTGAAAAGGCGAGTGCCGAAAATTGGCCTATTAATCTCGTGCTACTAACGGTTCCAGATGAAGAGGTGGATTCAGCTGGTATGCGTGCAGCAGTTCCAGGACTTATACGTCTACAAGAAGAACATCAACTCACATACAAGTTGTTCTTGAATGGAGAACCGTCCTTTTCACAAAGAAATGATGATCCTAACTATTATATATATTCGGGTTCAATTGGGAAGATTATGCCGTCTGCACTTATTTATGGGAAAGAAACCCATGTAGGAGAACCAATGAGTGGTGTAACAGCAAATTATATTGCCTCTTTCCTAACTTCAGAGATGGAGTTTAATGCAGAATTCCGAGAGTCACTTTACGAGGAAACAACACCTCTTCCTGTTTCACTTCGACAACGGGATATTATGAATATGGAATACTCAGTACAAACGCCATATCGTGCGCAGATTATGTATAACGTATTCCTAATGAAACGAACAGCATCTGATGTAATGGAGATTTTCAAACGTACAGCTGAAAAAGCTGCAAACGCTTGTACCAAGGCCTATCACGAAATTTGTAATCGCGAGGGTGTTCAACCAGTTGGCGATATTAAAGTCATTTATTATGAAGAATTACGAAAATATGCAGAAAATAAGCTTGGTCAGACTACAGTAGCCTCTTTTATAAATGAGGTATTGCAAAATAGTAGCTGGGATGATCGCGAAAAGTCTCTTCGAATTGCAGATGTTCTTATGCGTAACTGTCAAGAGTTGGGGCCAGCCATGGTATTGCTTTTTGCACCACCATACTACCCGGCCGTTAATTCGTCGGATCATCCATTAGTCATTGAATTAACAGAACAGACTAAGAAGGCTGCACAAACAAAATTCGGTGTTGAATTAAAGCAAATTCATTATTATAACGGTATTTCAGACTTAAGTTATGTGAATTACCAAGGTTCAAGTGATGGATGGAACGTGTATAAACAAAATACGCCTGTTTGGGGTAGTAGTTATAGCATTCCTTTTGAAGACATGGAAAAATTAAAAGCCCCAGTGTTCAATTTAGGACCATTTGGTAAAGACGCGCATAAGCGAACTGAGCGTTTGCATATTGATAGCGCATTTGTTCAATTGCCATATTTGGTTGAAAATCTAATAAAAACGATGTGTTCTGTTAAAAAAGTCGAAGTTTAA